A genomic stretch from Candidatus Methanomassiliicoccus intestinalis Issoire-Mx1 includes:
- a CDS encoding MarR family winged helix-turn-helix transcriptional regulator, whose protein sequence is MGLQLLDESSDYCGELMIPSKLLFGKYFSILHRQEQKHLNHIMQEYGLTSFSYPLLVYLYHNEGLNQRKLCDILSLDESLATRTMRTLETEGYIVRERDLKDQRSYTLMLTDSGKKIAALLEEEIVKWWSEVLNPLDETSLAILSAQMDKVSQRAINLNRARIDSKKVDK, encoded by the coding sequence ATGGGACTGCAGTTGCTTGATGAATCAAGTGATTACTGCGGGGAGCTCATGATTCCGAGCAAGTTACTTTTTGGGAAGTATTTCTCTATCCTGCACAGGCAGGAGCAGAAGCATCTGAACCACATCATGCAGGAATACGGATTGACTTCATTCAGTTATCCTCTTCTTGTTTATCTATATCACAATGAAGGTCTGAATCAGAGAAAATTATGCGATATACTTTCACTTGATGAATCTCTTGCCACCCGCACAATGCGGACTCTGGAAACTGAGGGATATATCGTACGTGAAAGGGATCTGAAAGATCAGCGGTCTTACACGCTTATGCTGACCGACAGCGGTAAGAAAATCGCTGCACTGCTGGAGGAAGAGATTGTCAAATGGTGGTCGGAAGTTCTCAATCCCTTGGATGAGACATCGCTTGCAATTCTTTCAGCGCAGATGGATAAAGTTTCTCAGAGGGCAATAAATCTGAATCGGGCTAGAATTGATTCAAAAAAAGTGGATAAATAA
- the acsA gene encoding acetate--CoA ligase, with amino-acid sequence MERIGMEGTIPPRKIGNLEDYETACKEFAWASVDKEFSWSEGGVYNVAHEAIDRHASNWRRNKIALYSITANNEVRKYTFGEIAEISSKLASGLTKLGAEIGDRVFIYLDRTSELYISLIGVTKMGAMASPLFSALGPEAFKDRALDCGAKYVITSPYLYKRIEPVLDDLVDIEKIIIVGDNADLGDITVKFDDVVASGDSCFKTVSMQPSDPYVIHYTSGSTGKPKGVLHGHKAMIQQAYTAKMILDLNEDDTYWCTADPGWVTGTSYGVLAPWYLGVTIVSYEGRFDADVWYNLLEKYGITVWYTAPTALRMLMNAGDEIVEKYDLSRLRHICSVGEPLNAEVVKWGDRVLNHRIHDTWWQTETGAHMVCNYPCMPIKPGSMGKPIPGVTASVVDENGNEVPPKTEGYLAVRPGWPSMMLGIWRNTPKFKEYFRVPGWYISGDLAFKDEDGYFWFLGRSDDVIKTSGERVGPFEVESALIEHPAVAEAGVIGKPDALRGEIVKAFVMLRPGYEGSDELKKEITNFVKTRLAYYAYPREMEFVTTLPKTRSGKIMRRVLKAQELGQPVGDLSTLED; translated from the coding sequence ATGGAGAGAATTGGCATGGAAGGGACCATACCGCCCAGAAAAATTGGTAATCTCGAGGATTATGAGACTGCCTGTAAAGAGTTTGCATGGGCCTCCGTCGACAAGGAATTCAGCTGGTCGGAGGGGGGAGTCTACAACGTAGCCCACGAAGCAATTGACAGGCACGCATCTAACTGGAGAAGAAACAAGATTGCACTCTATTCGATCACTGCCAATAATGAAGTACGCAAGTATACTTTTGGCGAAATAGCTGAGATAAGTAGCAAGCTGGCTTCAGGTCTCACCAAGCTTGGTGCTGAGATAGGTGACCGTGTATTCATCTATCTCGACCGTACATCAGAGCTGTATATTTCTCTGATCGGAGTCACCAAGATGGGTGCAATGGCAAGCCCGTTATTCTCAGCCCTTGGTCCAGAAGCTTTCAAAGACCGTGCTTTAGACTGTGGAGCTAAGTATGTCATCACATCTCCATATCTCTACAAGAGAATAGAGCCTGTATTGGACGATCTTGTGGATATTGAAAAGATCATTATTGTCGGAGACAACGCTGATCTTGGAGACATAACCGTGAAGTTTGACGATGTCGTGGCTTCCGGAGATTCATGCTTTAAAACAGTATCTATGCAGCCTTCAGATCCGTATGTCATCCATTACACATCTGGATCAACTGGAAAGCCGAAAGGAGTCCTCCATGGACACAAGGCCATGATTCAGCAGGCATATACTGCCAAAATGATTCTGGATCTTAATGAAGATGATACATATTGGTGTACAGCCGACCCAGGATGGGTTACGGGTACATCATACGGTGTCTTGGCTCCGTGGTATCTCGGAGTTACAATCGTATCATATGAAGGCCGCTTTGATGCCGATGTCTGGTACAATCTGCTCGAGAAATACGGCATCACAGTCTGGTACACAGCCCCGACTGCTTTGAGAATGCTGATGAATGCTGGCGATGAAATCGTTGAAAAATACGACCTTTCCCGCCTCAGGCACATCTGCTCTGTCGGAGAACCACTCAACGCAGAAGTAGTGAAATGGGGAGACAGGGTCCTGAACCACCGCATTCATGATACATGGTGGCAGACGGAAACAGGCGCTCATATGGTCTGCAACTACCCGTGCATGCCGATTAAACCCGGTTCAATGGGTAAGCCGATTCCAGGAGTTACAGCTTCAGTAGTAGACGAAAACGGCAACGAAGTGCCTCCAAAGACCGAGGGATATCTTGCGGTCAGACCAGGCTGGCCGTCGATGATGCTGGGAATCTGGCGCAACACTCCAAAGTTTAAAGAATACTTCAGAGTCCCGGGATGGTATATCTCGGGGGATCTGGCATTCAAAGACGAAGACGGATACTTCTGGTTCCTTGGCAGATCTGATGATGTTATCAAGACATCTGGGGAACGCGTAGGCCCGTTCGAAGTTGAATCTGCTTTGATCGAACATCCTGCCGTAGCAGAAGCTGGAGTAATCGGAAAGCCTGACGCTCTCAGAGGAGAGATCGTGAAAGCTTTTGTCATGCTTCGTCCAGGATATGAAGGAAGCGATGAACTTAAGAAAGAAATCACCAACTTCGTCAAAACCCGCCTTGCATACTATGCATATCCAAGAGAAATGGAGTTTGTAACTACTCTGCCTAAGACCCGCAGCGGCAAGATCATGCGCAGAGTTCTGAAAGCTCAGGAACTTGGACAGCCGGTAGGCGACCTTTCAACATTAGAGGACTGA
- a CDS encoding DNA-directed RNA polymerase subunit K — protein MKYTRFEKARIIGARSLQVSLGAPVLIDIPEGMIDPVEIAMLEYDTDMIPITVKRDT, from the coding sequence ATGAAGTACACTAGATTTGAAAAGGCGCGTATCATTGGTGCCAGGTCATTACAGGTTTCTCTTGGTGCGCCAGTTCTTATCGACATTCCAGAAGGCATGATAGATCCAGTAGAGATTGCCATGCTCGAATATGATACGGATATGATCCCTATCACAGTAAAAAGAGATACATGA
- the rpsB gene encoding 30S ribosomal protein S2: MSEEINADLLVPEDIYLTSGVHIGTQQKSADMKKFIFKVRSDGLYVMDVKQTDARIRAAAKFLARFPADRILVSSARQYGQKPAKIFGKTLGCKVFAGRFVPGTLTNPILPEFIEPAALLVTDPAADQQAIAEALNVGIPIVALCDANNETRNVDLVIPTNNKGRRALACVYWLLTREILKEKGIISSDDEFKLTMDDFEASL, encoded by the coding sequence ATGAGTGAGGAAATTAACGCCGATTTACTGGTTCCTGAGGATATCTATCTTACTTCTGGTGTCCATATCGGTACCCAGCAAAAAAGTGCTGACATGAAGAAATTCATCTTCAAAGTCAGATCTGATGGATTGTATGTAATGGATGTCAAGCAGACAGATGCTCGTATCAGGGCAGCAGCTAAATTCTTAGCCAGATTCCCTGCAGACCGCATTTTGGTTTCTTCTGCAAGACAATATGGACAAAAGCCAGCCAAGATTTTTGGAAAAACACTTGGATGCAAAGTTTTTGCTGGAAGGTTCGTTCCCGGTACACTCACAAATCCAATACTGCCTGAGTTCATCGAACCCGCAGCCCTTCTGGTAACAGATCCAGCTGCAGATCAGCAGGCTATCGCCGAAGCTCTCAACGTTGGAATCCCAATCGTTGCTCTCTGCGATGCTAACAATGAAACAAGGAATGTTGATTTAGTCATCCCGACAAACAACAAAGGACGCCGTGCTCTCGCATGCGTTTACTGGCTCCTCACCCGTGAGATTCTCAAAGAAAAGGGAATCATCAGCAGCGATGATGAGTTCAAACTTACAATGGATGACTTTGAAGCAAGTCTTTAA
- a CDS encoding DUF4261 domain-containing protein produces MAQESYKQNLHEKAEFQRTFQIQLLFEENGVRPSTENILAEMEKTFGKVDLISAGSLTAFGIRKYPVEYKDHQAVPAQLLISDFEPFDKNSITALEKSQLWDCPDAEPLLDNCRYKLMLSDFMASGLDYKCRCEMLADWLETMLRLFPDCTAVWTPSSGKLLRRKKILENPVGGAGRFLLFGVNARFFNIEGTEDMIVDTLGLYAVGLPDIQYHFHGLDPNKVVNHAYNVASYIFENDAPIKSGETIDGISEIGIDRGVRWKCQYEMGLIQPSREVMDICPGEYASGTRE; encoded by the coding sequence ATGGCACAGGAATCATATAAGCAGAATCTTCATGAGAAAGCCGAGTTTCAGCGTACATTTCAGATACAGCTTCTTTTTGAAGAAAATGGCGTCAGGCCTTCAACAGAAAATATCCTTGCGGAGATGGAGAAGACCTTCGGCAAAGTCGACCTCATCTCTGCAGGAAGCCTGACTGCATTCGGCATCCGCAAGTATCCTGTTGAGTATAAGGATCATCAGGCTGTGCCGGCTCAGCTTCTCATCTCTGATTTTGAGCCTTTTGACAAAAACAGCATAACTGCCTTGGAAAAGAGCCAGCTTTGGGACTGCCCCGATGCGGAGCCCCTGCTAGATAACTGCCGGTATAAACTGATGCTGTCTGACTTCATGGCCTCAGGATTGGATTATAAATGCAGATGCGAAATGCTGGCAGACTGGCTGGAAACAATGCTGAGACTATTTCCCGACTGCACTGCTGTCTGGACTCCTTCCAGCGGCAAGCTTCTCAGGCGGAAGAAGATTTTAGAAAACCCTGTTGGAGGAGCAGGCAGATTTCTGCTTTTCGGAGTGAATGCCAGATTCTTCAACATAGAAGGAACCGAGGATATGATTGTAGACACTCTTGGTCTGTATGCAGTCGGACTTCCTGACATACAATATCATTTTCACGGCTTAGATCCTAACAAGGTTGTAAATCATGCGTATAATGTAGCCTCGTACATCTTCGAGAATGACGCACCGATTAAAAGCGGTGAAACGATAGATGGTATTTCTGAAATTGGAATCGACCGCGGCGTCAGGTGGAAATGCCAGTATGAGATGGGTCTGATCCAGCCTTCAAGGGAAGTAATGGATATCTGTCCTGGAGAATATGCATCTGGCACCAGAGAATAA
- a CDS encoding 2-hydroxyacid dehydrogenase produces the protein MTKLVILEPLGISKEKLLSLAESAVQNRMEITAYDDRKEDLQTLIERSKDADAVVLSNFPYRKEVIEKCPHLKMICVAFTGTDHVDVEYCKERGILVCNCAGYSTAAVADLVFGMIIDIYRKIIECNCAVREEGTGKCLTGHELEGKKFGVIGAGAIGSRVAKIADAFGCEVYAYNRSVKDLPHVSFVSLDHLLSTCDIISLHLPSTPETKNLIDGDKIRLMKPSAVFINTARGAIVDSHALAEALREGRLAGAGIDVFEMEPPIPPEHPLLNAPGVVATPHIAFATEESMMKRAEIAMDNIQLWLDGRPQNVV, from the coding sequence ATGACGAAGCTGGTAATTTTAGAGCCTCTGGGAATTTCCAAGGAAAAACTTCTAAGCCTTGCAGAGTCCGCAGTTCAGAACAGGATGGAAATAACAGCATACGATGACAGAAAAGAAGATCTGCAGACACTCATAGAGCGTTCTAAAGATGCAGATGCTGTTGTTCTCTCAAATTTTCCTTACAGAAAAGAGGTCATAGAAAAATGTCCGCATCTGAAAATGATCTGCGTGGCTTTCACAGGCACAGATCATGTTGATGTTGAATACTGTAAAGAGAGAGGCATTCTGGTATGCAATTGCGCCGGATATTCCACCGCGGCTGTTGCTGATTTGGTTTTTGGAATGATTATTGATATTTACAGAAAGATAATTGAATGCAACTGCGCCGTAAGAGAAGAAGGCACCGGGAAGTGTCTTACCGGGCATGAATTAGAAGGCAAGAAGTTTGGAGTTATTGGCGCCGGAGCCATTGGAAGCAGAGTAGCAAAAATAGCAGATGCGTTTGGATGTGAAGTTTATGCATACAACCGCAGCGTGAAAGATCTTCCGCACGTTTCATTTGTCAGCCTGGATCACCTGCTTTCAACCTGTGATATCATATCTCTTCATCTACCTTCCACTCCTGAAACCAAGAATCTTATCGATGGAGATAAAATTAGACTCATGAAGCCCTCTGCTGTTTTCATAAACACTGCCAGAGGAGCAATAGTAGACTCGCATGCTCTGGCTGAGGCCCTCAGAGAAGGCCGTCTGGCAGGTGCAGGGATTGATGTTTTCGAAATGGAACCTCCGATTCCCCCGGAGCACCCGCTTCTGAATGCCCCCGGCGTAGTGGCTACACCTCATATTGCATTTGCCACTGAAGAATCTATGATGAAAAGAGCAGAGATTGCAATGGACAATATCCAGCTTTGGCTGGACGGCAGGCCTCAAAATGTCGTCTGA
- a CDS encoding CBS domain-containing protein has translation MSTVKKYMSIKREVVSPDDSVQSAIELMVDHDQGSVIVIDDAEHVLGIFTERDVLRHYLTHQTKFLYLKVSEVMSAPVATVSEDTPIQEALEMMTSKNIRRLPVVDSEGRMIGFLSWKELFAKFRREHST, from the coding sequence TATGTCGATCAAAAGGGAAGTTGTATCCCCTGACGACTCAGTACAAAGCGCAATAGAACTCATGGTGGATCACGATCAGGGAAGTGTAATTGTGATCGACGATGCAGAACATGTTCTGGGAATTTTCACAGAGCGTGACGTGCTGCGCCATTATCTTACACACCAGACTAAGTTTCTGTATCTCAAGGTCTCGGAAGTCATGAGTGCTCCAGTCGCTACAGTCTCTGAGGACACGCCTATCCAAGAAGCTCTGGAAATGATGACCTCTAAGAATATACGCCGTCTTCCGGTAGTGGACTCTGAAGGAAGAATGATCGGTTTCCTCTCTTGGAAAGAACTCTTTGCCAAGTTCCGCAGAGAGCACTCAACTTAA